One Vibrio penaeicida DNA segment encodes these proteins:
- the mutM gene encoding bifunctional DNA-formamidopyrimidine glycosylase/DNA-(apurinic or apyrimidinic site) lyase produces the protein MPELPEVEVSRLGITPHLKGQKVKAIHVRQPKLRWMVPESIQTLVGKEILDITRRAKYLMIETKAGSAVVHLGMSGSLRVLDAFIEPGKHDHVDLVLTNGKVLRYNDPRRFGSWLHAEYGEQPDVLNHLGPEPLTYAFDIDYFTQQAKRKKTVVKQFIMDNKVVVGVGNIYANESLFMSRIHPQLPANQLNDSELELLHSNIKRVLDTAIKQGGTTLKDFNQADGKPGYFAQELQVYGRSGEKCTVCESVIEDVKIGQRNTFYCPVCQPLERS, from the coding sequence ATGCCAGAGTTACCAGAAGTTGAAGTGAGTCGCCTAGGGATTACACCTCATTTGAAAGGGCAAAAAGTCAAAGCCATACACGTGAGACAGCCCAAACTGCGTTGGATGGTGCCAGAAAGTATTCAAACATTGGTAGGCAAAGAAATTCTGGATATTACGCGTAGAGCAAAATACCTGATGATAGAAACAAAGGCGGGTAGCGCAGTCGTGCATTTGGGAATGTCGGGAAGTTTACGCGTTTTGGATGCCTTCATTGAACCGGGAAAGCACGATCACGTTGATCTGGTTTTAACCAATGGCAAAGTCCTTCGCTATAACGATCCTCGACGCTTTGGATCGTGGTTACACGCGGAATATGGAGAACAACCTGATGTGCTTAATCATTTGGGACCTGAGCCGTTAACGTACGCTTTCGATATTGATTATTTTACACAGCAAGCCAAACGTAAAAAAACCGTTGTTAAACAGTTCATTATGGATAACAAGGTTGTGGTAGGTGTGGGTAACATTTACGCCAATGAATCGCTATTCATGTCTCGTATCCATCCACAGTTACCAGCCAATCAACTCAATGATAGTGAGCTTGAATTATTGCACAGCAACATCAAGCGAGTACTGGATACTGCGATTAAACAAGGTGGGACGACACTTAAGGATTTCAATCAAGCTGATGGCAAGCCTGGTTATTTCGCCCAAGAGCTTCAAGTGTACGGACGTTCGGGGGAAAAATGCACGGTTTGTGAGAGCGTGATCGAAGATGTCAAAATTGGGCAGCGAAATACCTTCTACTGCCCAGTGTGTCAGCCTTTAGAGCGCTCTTGA